One stretch of Salarias fasciatus chromosome 19, fSalaFa1.1, whole genome shotgun sequence DNA includes these proteins:
- the LOC115407315 gene encoding serine/threonine-protein kinase PAK 2-like, producing MCDSGLCEDKPPAPPVRMSSQGGAKDPQSANHSSRPLPSVPEERKSRNKIISMFASEKGGRKKDRDNRPEISSPSDFEHTIHVGFDAVTGEFTGMPEQWARLLQTSNISKTEQKQNPQAVLDILKFYDSTSGKQKYLSFSASDKESQSPGKQGTTTSPSRKDGDDDDDDDTPPPVVAPRPEHTKSVYTRSVIDPIPATETDGASKAADKQKKKGGKMTDEEIMEKLRTIVSIGDPKKKYTRYEKIGQGASGTVYTAIDVATGQEVAIKQINLQKQPKKELIINEILVMKEMKNPNIVNFLDSFLVGDELFVVMEYLAGGSLTDVVTETCMDEAQIAAVCREVLQALEFLHANQVIHRDIKSDNVLLGMDGSVKLTDFGFCAQITPEQSKRSTMVGTPYWMAPEVVTRKAYGPKVDIWSLGIMAIEMVEGEPPYLNENPLRALYLIATNGTPELQSPEKLSPIFRSFLSRCLEMDVEKRGSGRELLQHPFLKLAKPLSSLTPLILAAKEAMRSNR from the exons atgtgtgaCAGCGGACTGTGTGAGGAcaagccccccgccccccctgtcAGGATGAGCAGCCAAGGAGGAGCCAAGGACCCccagtcagccaatcacagctcgcGGCCGCTGCCGTCGGTCCCGGAGGAGAGAAAGTCCAGAAACAAGATCATCTCTATGTTTGCCTCTGAGAAAG GAGGTCGGAAGAAGGACCGGGACAACAGGCCGGAAATCTCTTCCCCCTCTGACTTTGAACACACTATTCACGTGGGCTTCGACGCCGTCACCGGAGAATTCACT GGCATGCCGGAGCAGTGGGCCCGTCTCCTCCAGACCTCCAACATCAGCAAgacggagcagaaacagaatcCTCAAGCCGTCCTCGACATCCTCAAGTTCTACGACTCCACCAGTGGAAAACAGAAATACCTCAGCTTTTCCGCCTCGG ATAAAGAGTCACAATCG CCAGGCAAACAGGGTACGACAACTTCTCCATCAAGAAAGGATGGcgatgacgatgatgacgatgataCACCGCCTCCAGTCGTGGCTCCGCGGCCAGAACATACAAAATCA GTGTACACGAGGTCCGTGATCGATCCGATCCCGGCTACGGAGACGGACGGAGCCTCGAAGGCAGCcgacaaacaaaagaagaaaggaggcaAGATGACCGACGAGGAGATCATGGAGAAGCTAA GAACTATTGTCAGTATTGGAGATCCCAAGAAGAAGTACACTCGCTACGAAAAGATTGGCCAAGG GGCTTCAGGCACTGTTTACACAGCCATAGATGTTGCAACAGGACAAGAA GTGGCCATCAAACAGATCAACCTGCAGAAACAGCCAAAGAAAGAGCTCATCATTAACGAGATCCTGGTCATGAAGGAGATGAAGAACCCCAACATTGTCAACTTCCTGGACAG CTTCCTGGTCGGGGACGAGCTCTTCGTGGTGATGGAGTATCTGGCCGGCGGCTCGCTGACCGACGTGGTGACGGAGACGTGCATGGACGAGGCGCAGATCGCTGCGGTCTgcagagag GTGCTTCAGGCTCTGGAGTTTCTTCATGCCAACCAGGTCATCCACAGAGACATCAAGAGCGACAACGTGCTGCTGGGGATGGACGGATCAGTCAAACTTA ctgactTCGGCTTCTGCGCTCAGATCACTCCTGAGCAGAGCAAACGCAGCACGATGGTCGGGACTCCGTATTGGATGGCTCCCGAAGTGGTCACCAGGAAAGCTTACGGGCCCAAAGTGGACATCTGGTCTCTGGGGATCATGGCGATAGAGATGGTGGAAGGAGAACCTCCGTATCTGAATGAGAACCCTCTCAgg GCGCTGTATTTAATCGCCACCAATGGGACTCCTGAGCTGCAGAGCCCGGAGAAGCTGTCTCCGATCTTCAGGTCCTTCCTGTCTCGCTGTCTGGAGATGGACGTGGAGAAACGAGGCTCGGGCAGGGAACTGCTGCAG CATCCATTCCTGAAGCTGGCCAAGCCTCTGTCCAGCCTCACCCCGCTCATCCTGGCAGCCAAGGAGGCCATGAGGAGCAACCGCTGA
- the elavl1a gene encoding ELAV-like protein 1a isoform X1, whose product MAVRRGHNKYLKAELQEVYDMSNGYEDHMGGDEGKDIKTNLIVNYLPQSMTQDELRSLFSSIGEVESAKLIRDKVAGHSLGYGFVNYLNPSDADRAISTLNGLRLQSKTIKVSYARPSSDTIKDANLYISGLPKSMTQKDVEDMFSRYGRIINSRVLVDQASGTTGSSRGVAFIRFDKRAEAEEAVKNLNGQKPPGAAEPITVKFAANPNQAKNTQLISQLYHNQSRRFGGPLHHQAQRFRFSPMGVDHMGGMGGVGVPGNNTSGWCIFIYNLGQDADESILWQMFGPFGAVTNVKVIRDFNTNKCKGFGFVTMTNYEEAAMAIASLNGYRLGDKILQVSFKTSKGHK is encoded by the exons ATGGCAGTTCGTCGAGGACACAATAAATACTTGAAA GCTGAGCTACAGGAGGTGTATGACATGTCAAACGGTTACGAAGACCACATGGGAGGGGACGAGGGGAAGGATATCAAGACCAACCTGATAGTGAACTACCTGCCTCAGAGCATGACGCAGGATGAGCTGCGGAGCCTCTTCAGCAGCATCGGAGAGGTGGAGTCAGCCAAGCTGATACGAGACAAAGTCGCAG gCCACAGTTTAGGGTACGGATTTGTTAACTATCTTAACCCTAGTGATGCAGACAGAGCTATCAGTACACTGAATGGACTAAGGCTACAGTCCAAAACTATCAAG GTTTCATATGCACGGCCCAGCTCAGATACAATAAAAGATGCCAACCTGTATATCAGCGGCCTCCCCAAGTCCATGACCCAGAAGGATGTGGAGGACATGTTTTCACGTTACGGACGCATCATAAATTCTCGCGTACTTGTTGACCAGGCGTCAGGTACGACAG GTTCATCCCGCGGCGTAGCTTTTATCAGGTTCGACAAGCGAGCCGAGGCCGAGGAGGCGGTCAAGAACCTGAACGGCCAGAAGCCGCCGGGCGCCGCCGAGCCGATCACGGTGAAGTTCGCCGCCAATCCAAACCAGGCGAAGAACACGCAGCTCATCTCTCAGCTGTACCACAACCAGTCCCGGCGCTTCGGCGGGCCCTTACACCACCAGGCACAGCGCTTCAG GTTTTCTCCCATGGGTGTGGACCACATGGGCGGGATGGGCGGCGTCGGCGTCCCGGGGAACAACACGTCCGGCTGGTGCATCTTCATCTACAACCTGGGCCAGGACGCAGACGAGAGCATCCTGTGGCAGATGTTCGGCCCCTTCGGCGCCGTCACCAACGTCAAGGTCATCCGAGACTTCAACACCAACAAGTGCAAAGGCTTCGGCTTCGTCACCATGACCAACTACGAGGAGGCGGCCATGGCCATCGCCAGCCTGAACGGCTACCGGCTCGGAGACAAGATCCTGCAAGTGTCCTTTAAGACCAGCAAGGGCCACAagtag
- the elavl1a gene encoding ELAV-like protein 1a isoform X3 gives MAVRRGHNKYLKEVYDMSNGYEDHMGGDEGKDIKTNLIVNYLPQSMTQDELRSLFSSIGEVESAKLIRDKVAGHSLGYGFVNYLNPSDADRAISTLNGLRLQSKTIKVSYARPSSDTIKDANLYISGLPKSMTQKDVEDMFSRYGRIINSRVLVDQASGTTGSSRGVAFIRFDKRAEAEEAVKNLNGQKPPGAAEPITVKFAANPNQAKNTQLISQLYHNQSRRFGGPLHHQAQRFRFSPMGVDHMGGMGGVGVPGNNTSGWCIFIYNLGQDADESILWQMFGPFGAVTNVKVIRDFNTNKCKGFGFVTMTNYEEAAMAIASLNGYRLGDKILQVSFKTSKGHK, from the exons ATGGCAGTTCGTCGAGGACACAATAAATACTTGAAA GAGGTGTATGACATGTCAAACGGTTACGAAGACCACATGGGAGGGGACGAGGGGAAGGATATCAAGACCAACCTGATAGTGAACTACCTGCCTCAGAGCATGACGCAGGATGAGCTGCGGAGCCTCTTCAGCAGCATCGGAGAGGTGGAGTCAGCCAAGCTGATACGAGACAAAGTCGCAG gCCACAGTTTAGGGTACGGATTTGTTAACTATCTTAACCCTAGTGATGCAGACAGAGCTATCAGTACACTGAATGGACTAAGGCTACAGTCCAAAACTATCAAG GTTTCATATGCACGGCCCAGCTCAGATACAATAAAAGATGCCAACCTGTATATCAGCGGCCTCCCCAAGTCCATGACCCAGAAGGATGTGGAGGACATGTTTTCACGTTACGGACGCATCATAAATTCTCGCGTACTTGTTGACCAGGCGTCAGGTACGACAG GTTCATCCCGCGGCGTAGCTTTTATCAGGTTCGACAAGCGAGCCGAGGCCGAGGAGGCGGTCAAGAACCTGAACGGCCAGAAGCCGCCGGGCGCCGCCGAGCCGATCACGGTGAAGTTCGCCGCCAATCCAAACCAGGCGAAGAACACGCAGCTCATCTCTCAGCTGTACCACAACCAGTCCCGGCGCTTCGGCGGGCCCTTACACCACCAGGCACAGCGCTTCAG GTTTTCTCCCATGGGTGTGGACCACATGGGCGGGATGGGCGGCGTCGGCGTCCCGGGGAACAACACGTCCGGCTGGTGCATCTTCATCTACAACCTGGGCCAGGACGCAGACGAGAGCATCCTGTGGCAGATGTTCGGCCCCTTCGGCGCCGTCACCAACGTCAAGGTCATCCGAGACTTCAACACCAACAAGTGCAAAGGCTTCGGCTTCGTCACCATGACCAACTACGAGGAGGCGGCCATGGCCATCGCCAGCCTGAACGGCTACCGGCTCGGAGACAAGATCCTGCAAGTGTCCTTTAAGACCAGCAAGGGCCACAagtag
- the elavl1a gene encoding ELAV-like protein 1a isoform X2, with product MAVRRGHNKYLKAELQEVYDMSNGYEDHMGGDEGKDIKTNLIVNYLPQSMTQDELRSLFSSIGEVESAKLIRDKVAGHSLGYGFVNYLNPSDADRAISTLNGLRLQSKTIKVSYARPSSDTIKDANLYISGLPKSMTQKDVEDMFSRYGRIINSRVLVDQASGSSRGVAFIRFDKRAEAEEAVKNLNGQKPPGAAEPITVKFAANPNQAKNTQLISQLYHNQSRRFGGPLHHQAQRFRFSPMGVDHMGGMGGVGVPGNNTSGWCIFIYNLGQDADESILWQMFGPFGAVTNVKVIRDFNTNKCKGFGFVTMTNYEEAAMAIASLNGYRLGDKILQVSFKTSKGHK from the exons ATGGCAGTTCGTCGAGGACACAATAAATACTTGAAA GCTGAGCTACAGGAGGTGTATGACATGTCAAACGGTTACGAAGACCACATGGGAGGGGACGAGGGGAAGGATATCAAGACCAACCTGATAGTGAACTACCTGCCTCAGAGCATGACGCAGGATGAGCTGCGGAGCCTCTTCAGCAGCATCGGAGAGGTGGAGTCAGCCAAGCTGATACGAGACAAAGTCGCAG gCCACAGTTTAGGGTACGGATTTGTTAACTATCTTAACCCTAGTGATGCAGACAGAGCTATCAGTACACTGAATGGACTAAGGCTACAGTCCAAAACTATCAAG GTTTCATATGCACGGCCCAGCTCAGATACAATAAAAGATGCCAACCTGTATATCAGCGGCCTCCCCAAGTCCATGACCCAGAAGGATGTGGAGGACATGTTTTCACGTTACGGACGCATCATAAATTCTCGCGTACTTGTTGACCAGGCGTCAG GTTCATCCCGCGGCGTAGCTTTTATCAGGTTCGACAAGCGAGCCGAGGCCGAGGAGGCGGTCAAGAACCTGAACGGCCAGAAGCCGCCGGGCGCCGCCGAGCCGATCACGGTGAAGTTCGCCGCCAATCCAAACCAGGCGAAGAACACGCAGCTCATCTCTCAGCTGTACCACAACCAGTCCCGGCGCTTCGGCGGGCCCTTACACCACCAGGCACAGCGCTTCAG GTTTTCTCCCATGGGTGTGGACCACATGGGCGGGATGGGCGGCGTCGGCGTCCCGGGGAACAACACGTCCGGCTGGTGCATCTTCATCTACAACCTGGGCCAGGACGCAGACGAGAGCATCCTGTGGCAGATGTTCGGCCCCTTCGGCGCCGTCACCAACGTCAAGGTCATCCGAGACTTCAACACCAACAAGTGCAAAGGCTTCGGCTTCGTCACCATGACCAACTACGAGGAGGCGGCCATGGCCATCGCCAGCCTGAACGGCTACCGGCTCGGAGACAAGATCCTGCAAGTGTCCTTTAAGACCAGCAAGGGCCACAagtag
- the hltf gene encoding helicase-like transcription factor produces MFSRGWRFGWNRYREVDLFTDRHESSAETLSQAIRAAASEDPEADGSVLFGHLQGTVVGLRYYTGVVNPGEMVGLVRQPQNPYDRNAVMVANIYGNQVGHIKKELAAAMAHVMDNNLAKVEGVVHSGTRNSFTMPVMLSFWGREENRKSVTELMARRGYKLNTSGSALSGVNPKSYSSTAGQALSFKKGVTVPLTAEELKNAFDNLFEDLMESKDGEKGAAKAVCTPLLPHQKQALSWMCARENKSALPPFWEKRGELYYNSVTGFSAKEIPERLRGGILADDMGLGKTLTTIALILTNFHEGKPLPVDESASPLKGQNRSHMDSELEGRSHADAGGGVDTQSGPSDRVTSVDVPDVEIVEESQKNTSKEKMKPTKRKLNKEAPVLLDDMDFAAALSGSTTNTTAKKKKTAKKANPTQNVESSVSESTEELSARTTLIVCPLSVLSNWLDQFEQHVHANKKVKVYLYYGTERNRSQKFLSSQDVVITTYNVISADFGNKSPLHGINWLRVVLDEGHIIRNPNAQMSKAVLQLKAHRRWILSGTPIQNSVKDLWMLLAFLRLKPFDAREWWNRVIQRPVTQGDRAGLKNLQTLVKCITLRRTKSSKVKGRPLVSLPEKSVYVEQVELSQAEREEYELARNDGKNIIGRYVAEGTVLKHYADVLVILMRLRQHCCHPDLLTKTSSDLGAAATPAELRERLIEKLRLVLASGSDEECSVCLDSVHLPVITHCAHVYCRPCIAQVISTEQNARCPLCRSEIKTSELVEYSEETEDENSGNSDKWRTSSKVQALMGNLLRLRSEDGSRKCLVVSQFTRFLTLLETPLREHGFTFVRLDGSLTQKRRTQVIKEFQSAAADSPTVMLLSLKAGGVGLNLTAASHVFLMDPAWNPAAEEQCIDRCHRLGQKRNVVVTKFIVKDSVEENMVKIQRQKQDLLEKAFGSSDSDRSKSRIDDIRALMEL; encoded by the exons ATGTTTTCTCGCGGGTGGAGGTTTGGCTGGAACCGGTACAGGGAGGTGGACCTCTTTACGGACCGACATGAATCCAGTGCAGAAACCCTGTCGCAGGccatcagagctgcagcctccGAGGATCCAGAGGCGGATGGCAGCGTGCTGTTTGGCCACCTGCAGGGGACTGTGGTGGGCCTCAGATACTACACAGGAGTG GTAAACCCAGGGGAGATGGTCGGTTTAGTGCGGCAGCCTCAGAATCCATACGACCGCAACGCTGTGATGGTTGCCAACATTTACGGCAATCAGGTGGGACATATCAAGAAGGAGCTGGCCGCAGCGATGGCGCACGTCATGGACAACAACCTGGCTAAAGTAGAGGG GGTGGTGCATTCAGGTACTAGAAATAGCTTCACTATGCCTGTGATGCTGTCCTTCTGGGGACGAGAAGAGAATAGAAAGTCTGTGACTGAGCTGATGGCCCGTCGGGGATATAAACTCAACACAAGTGGAAGCGCACTATCAG GTGTGAATCCAAAATCCTACAGTAGTACAGCTGGACAAGCTCTCTCATTCAAAAAAGGTGTGACTGTCCCACTAACAGCAGAGGAG CTGAAGAATGCGTTCGATAACCTGTTCGAAGATTTGATGGAGAGTAAAGATGGTGAGAAAGGAGCAGCTAAG GCTGTGTGTACTCCCCTCCTGCCTCACCAGAAGCAGGCGCTGTCCTGGATGTGTGCTCGAGAGAACAAGTCTGCTCTGCCACCGTTCTGGGAGAAGAGAGGCGAGCTGTACTACAACAGTGTCACGGGCTTCTCTGCAAAAGAAATACCAGAGAGGCTTCGAGGAGGGATACTGGCGGACGACATGGGGCTG GGTAAAACCCTGACGACCATCGCTCTGATCCTCACTAACTTTCACGAAGGGAAGCCGCTGCCTGTGGATGAAAGC GCTTCACCATTAAAAGGTCAAAACAGATCCCACATGGACTCCGAGCTAGAAG GACGCAGCCACgcagatgctggaggaggagtcgATACACAAAGTGGGCCGTCAGACCG TGTGACCAGCGTTGATGTTCCAGATGTGGAGATAGTCGAGGAGTCACAGAAGA ATACAagcaaagaaaagatgaaacccACCAAACGGAAGCTCAATAAAG AGGCTCCGGTGTTGCTGGACGACATGGACTTTGCCGCAGCGCTGAGCGGTTCAACGACAAACACAAccgcaaagaagaagaaaactgctAAGAAAGCTAATCCCACACAGA ATGTTGAATCTTCCGTCAGTGAAAGCACAGAAGAGCTTTCAGCCAGAACGACGCTCATCGTCTGCCCGCTGTCTGTGCTCAGCAACTGGCTG GATCAGTTCGAACAGCATGTGCACGCCAACAAGAAGGTGAAAGTCTACCTTTACTACGGCACGGAGCGCAACAGGAGCCAGAAGTTTCTGTCCTCACAGGACGTGGTGATCACCACCTACAATGTCATCTCTGCGGACTTCGGG AATAAGAGTCCTCTTCATGGGATTAACTGGCTGAGGGTCGTGCTGGATGAAGGTCACATCATAAGAAACCCAAACGCACAAATGAGTAAGGCCGTGCTCCAGCTGAAAGCTCACAGGCGCTGGATTCTCTCAG GCACTCCAATCCAGAACAGTGTGAAGGACCTGTGGATGCTGCTGGCCTTCCTGCGTCTGAAGCCGTTCGACGCGAGAGAGTGGTGGAACCGAGTGATCCAGAGGCCCGTGACTCAAGGAGACCGGGCCGGGCTGAA AAACCTTCAAACGCTGGTGAAGTGCATCACCCTGAGGCGCACCAAGAGCAGCAAAGTGAAGGGACGCCCCCTGGTGTCGCTGCCGGAGAAGAGCGTGTACGTGGAGCAGGTGGAACTCAGCCAGGCGGAGAGGGAGGAGTACGAACTGGCGCGCAACGACGGGAAAAATATCATCGGCAG GTATGTGGCTGAAGGGACGGTGCTGAAGCACTATGCGGATGTCCTGGTCATCCTGATGCGGCTCCGGCAGCACTGCTGCCACCCCGACCTGCTGACCAAGACGTCCTCGGATTTAG GCGCCGCGGCGACGCCGGCAGAGCTGCGGGAGCGTCTGATCGAGAAGCTGCGGCTGGTTCTGGCGAGCGGCTCCGACGAGGAGTGCTCGGTGTGTCTGGACTCGGTCCATCTGCCCGTCATCACGCACTGCGCCCACGTCTACTGCCGGCCCTGCATCGCACAAGTGATCAGCACGGAGCAG AACGCTCGCTGCCCTCTGTGCCGAAGCGAGATAAAGACCAGCGAGCTGGTGGAGTATTCAGAGGAGACGGAAGATGAGAATAGCGGGAACTCGGACAAGTGGAGGACAAGCTCAAAG gtgcaAGCGCTCATGGGAAACCTGCTCCGGCTGCGATCTGAAGACGGCAGCAGGAAGTGCCTGGTCGTCTCCCAGTTCACACGCTTCCTCACCCTCCTGGAGACGCCCCTCAG agaacatGGTTTCACTTTTGTGCGCTTGGACGGCAGCCTGACCCAGAAGAGAAGGACACAGGTCATTAAGGAGTTTCAGAGCGCCGCTGCGGACAGCCCCACCGTCATGCTGCTGTCACTCAAAGCCGGAGGGGTGGGGCTTAACCTGACCGCCGCCTCTCACGTCTTCCTCATGGACCCC GCATGGAACCCAGCAGCCGAGGAGCAGTGCATCGACCGCTGCCACCGTTTGGGCCAGAAGAGAAACGTTGTCGTCACCAAG TTCATTGTGAAGGACTCGGTGGAGGAGAACATGGTGAAGATCCAGAGGCAGAAGCAGGACTTGCTGGAGAAGGCGTTCGGCTCCTCGGACAGCGACAGGAGCAAATCCCGCATCGACGATATCCGAGCTCTGATGGAGCTTTAA
- the gyg1a gene encoding glycogenin-1a, with the protein MWDLIPALDCSQLLSLCPSQCKPLLFPITTPDPWVDPPKRTMSDQAFVTLATNDSYAKGAMVLGQSLRNHHTTRKLVALIGPHVAEPCRDALRSIFDEVCVVDVMDSGDAAHLAMMKRPDLGVTFTKLHCWRLTQYSKCVFMDADTLVLSNIDELFEREELSAAPDPGWPDCFNSGVFVFRPSNETHEKLLTFCGENGSFDGGDQGVLNSFFNTWATADISKHLPFIYNLSSIAIYSYLPAFKQYGHGVKVVHFLGKVKPWNYSYDAQKGEVKGQSDPCQLHPDYLLMWWQLYAKAVVPLLQKAYGDTPFSSGFVDDKLHEDVTAQTASSPPPPPPPQVTSAERKQRWEEGQIDYLGADSFDNIERKLNSFLK; encoded by the exons ATGTGGGACTTAATTCCTGCGTTGGACTGCTCCCAGCTGCTGAGCCTCTGCCCTTCGCAGTGCAAGCCGCTCCTCTTCCCCATCACGACCCCCGACCCCTGGGTGGACCCTCCAAAGCGCACCATGTCGG ACCAAGCTTTCGTGACGCTGGCCACAAACGACAGCTACGCCAAGGGGGCGATGGTCCTCGGCCAGTCGTTACGGAACCACCACACCACCAGGAAGCTGGTGGCACTCATAGGACCTCATGTTGCCGAGCCGTGCAG AGACGCACTGCGCTCCATTTTCGACGAGGTGTGCGTGGTGGACGTGATGGACTCGGGCGACGCGGCTCACCTGGCCATGATGAAGCGTCCGGACCTGGGAGTGACGTTCACCAAGCTGCACTGCTGGAGGCTCACGCAGTACAgcaagtgtgtgttcatggacGCAGACACGCTG GTTCTGTCCAATATAGACGAGCTGTTCGAGAGGGAGGAGCTGTCTGCGGCTCCGGATCCGGGCTGGCCGGACTGCTTCAACTCGGGGGTGTTTGTCTTCAGGCCGTCCAACGAGACGCACGAGAAGCTGCTCACGTTCTGCGGGGAAAATGGCAGCTTCGATG gtggagaTCAGGGCGTCCTCAACAGTTTCTTCAATACCTGGGCCACAGCAGATATCTCCAAACACCTTCCGTTCATCTACAACCTCAGCAGTATCGCCATCTACTCCTACCTGCCAGCTTTCAAACA GTACGGCCATGGCGTGAAGGTGGTGCACTTCTTGGGCAAGGTAAAGCCATGGAACTACTCCTACGACGCCCAGAAGGgcgaggtcaaaggtcagtcgGACCCGTGCCAGCTGCACCCCGACTACCTGCTCATGTGGTGGCAGCTGTACGCCAAGGCCGTGGTGCCGCTGCTGCAGAAGGCCTACGGAGACACGCCCTTCAGCAGCGGCTTCGTGGAC GATAAGCTCCACGAAGACGTGACGGCGCAGACGGCGTCctccccgcccccgccgcccccaccTCAGGTTACGTCAgcggagaggaagcagcgcTGGGAGGAGGGCCAGATCGACTACTTGGGCGCAGACTCCTTCGACAACATCGAGCGAAAACTCAACTCATTCCTGAAGTAG
- the elavl1a gene encoding ELAV-like protein 1a isoform X4: protein MAVRRGHNKYLKEVYDMSNGYEDHMGGDEGKDIKTNLIVNYLPQSMTQDELRSLFSSIGEVESAKLIRDKVAGHSLGYGFVNYLNPSDADRAISTLNGLRLQSKTIKVSYARPSSDTIKDANLYISGLPKSMTQKDVEDMFSRYGRIINSRVLVDQASGSSRGVAFIRFDKRAEAEEAVKNLNGQKPPGAAEPITVKFAANPNQAKNTQLISQLYHNQSRRFGGPLHHQAQRFRFSPMGVDHMGGMGGVGVPGNNTSGWCIFIYNLGQDADESILWQMFGPFGAVTNVKVIRDFNTNKCKGFGFVTMTNYEEAAMAIASLNGYRLGDKILQVSFKTSKGHK from the exons ATGGCAGTTCGTCGAGGACACAATAAATACTTGAAA GAGGTGTATGACATGTCAAACGGTTACGAAGACCACATGGGAGGGGACGAGGGGAAGGATATCAAGACCAACCTGATAGTGAACTACCTGCCTCAGAGCATGACGCAGGATGAGCTGCGGAGCCTCTTCAGCAGCATCGGAGAGGTGGAGTCAGCCAAGCTGATACGAGACAAAGTCGCAG gCCACAGTTTAGGGTACGGATTTGTTAACTATCTTAACCCTAGTGATGCAGACAGAGCTATCAGTACACTGAATGGACTAAGGCTACAGTCCAAAACTATCAAG GTTTCATATGCACGGCCCAGCTCAGATACAATAAAAGATGCCAACCTGTATATCAGCGGCCTCCCCAAGTCCATGACCCAGAAGGATGTGGAGGACATGTTTTCACGTTACGGACGCATCATAAATTCTCGCGTACTTGTTGACCAGGCGTCAG GTTCATCCCGCGGCGTAGCTTTTATCAGGTTCGACAAGCGAGCCGAGGCCGAGGAGGCGGTCAAGAACCTGAACGGCCAGAAGCCGCCGGGCGCCGCCGAGCCGATCACGGTGAAGTTCGCCGCCAATCCAAACCAGGCGAAGAACACGCAGCTCATCTCTCAGCTGTACCACAACCAGTCCCGGCGCTTCGGCGGGCCCTTACACCACCAGGCACAGCGCTTCAG GTTTTCTCCCATGGGTGTGGACCACATGGGCGGGATGGGCGGCGTCGGCGTCCCGGGGAACAACACGTCCGGCTGGTGCATCTTCATCTACAACCTGGGCCAGGACGCAGACGAGAGCATCCTGTGGCAGATGTTCGGCCCCTTCGGCGCCGTCACCAACGTCAAGGTCATCCGAGACTTCAACACCAACAAGTGCAAAGGCTTCGGCTTCGTCACCATGACCAACTACGAGGAGGCGGCCATGGCCATCGCCAGCCTGAACGGCTACCGGCTCGGAGACAAGATCCTGCAAGTGTCCTTTAAGACCAGCAAGGGCCACAagtag
- the tspan37 gene encoding tetraspanin 37, translating to MCHLRANALKTTLQLTSQLLWVVGVVVGVSGFFLYNNYRHTSLLFSESYIILPAAIVLASAVLSLIAGLLGTWISIQSTYCQQGLFVYLLVVIFCLQSTGLALAYFHSVKLDSDLAPVSDVFQKYNGSSKDPASETVDVAQHEFECCGVHNYTDWLETPWFNQSGGLWFPRSCCNSTFPSCSGSVDQPWLLYSQGCQEKLQMKFQFFLKFIFYGSLVVFLVEVVLLLLVGQIMKQPSPQFGYRVLEND from the exons ATGTGCCATCTCAGGGCAAACGCCCTAAAAACCACACTTCAACTCACGTCTCAGCTCCTGTGG gtggtgggggtggtggtgggagtGAGTGGATTCTTCCTGTACAATAACTACAGACACACCAGCCTGCTTTTCTCTGAGAGTTACATCATTCTGCCTGCTGCCATCGTTCTCGCCAGTGCCGTGCTCTCATTGATCGCAGGGCTCTTAGGCACTTGGATAAGCATCCAAAGCACCTACTGTCAGCAGGGCTTG tttgTTTACCTGCTGGTTGTGATATTTTGTCTTCAAAGTACGGGTTTAGCGTTGGCTTATTTCCATTCAGTAAAG CTGGATTCAGATTTGGCTCCTGTCAGCGACGTATTTCAGAAATACAATGGGAGCAGTAAAGACCCTGCATCTGAAACTGTAGATGTTGCACAACATGAG tttgaGTGTTGTGGAGTGCACAATTACACTGACTGGCTGGAAACCCCCTGGTTTAATCAAAGTGGAGGGCTCTGGTTCCCTCGCAGCTGTTGCAACAGCACTTTTCCGTCTTGCAGTGGCTCTGTGGACCAGCCCTGGCTGCTCTACTCACAG ggctgccaggagaagctgcagatgaaatttcagttttttctgaAATTCATCTTCTATGGGTCCCTAGTGGTTTTTCTTGTAGAG GTCGTTTTGTTACTGTTGGTGGGGCAGATCATGAAGCAACCATCACCACAGTTTGGATATCGAGTGCTGGAAAATGACTAG